The Mycolicibacterium aichiense region GACGAAGATCTCACCGTTGGCGAAATCTCGTGCGGTCTGCGCGGTGACCTGGACGTCGAGCTCTTTGGCGACCTGATCCGCCAGCTCCGGGTGCGCGCGGCCCGAGAAGAGCATCAGATTTTTGCGGTTGTCGGTCCAGTCCGTGCCCACTGTGTGCTGCCCTTGCCGGTCGGGGATCGATACGGGCCAATCGTACGGTGCTACGACCCCGGGTTACCAAAAAGGCAACATCTGGCGACAACGATCACCCGGTCGCGTCGCCCGACTCGGACTCTTTCGCCTTGGCCGCGGCCTGCGCCGATGCACTGCCGGGTCGCTTGTGCAGTACCCAGTCCTCGATGTTGCGCTGTGGCCCAGCCGACACCGCCAGCGCGCCCGGGGGCACGTCGTCGCGCAGCACGGTGCCCGCTCCGGTGTAGGCGCCGTCGCCGACGGTGACGGGCGCGACGAACATGGTGTCGGAGCCGGTGCGCACGTGCGAACCGATGGTGGTGCGGCTCTTGTTCTCGCCGTCATAGTTCACGAACACACTGGACGCCCCGATATTGCTGTGCTCGCCGATGTCGGCGTCGCCCACGTAGGTCAGGTGTGGAACCTTGGTGCCCGCGCCGATGACGGCGTTCTTGGTCTCGACGAAGGTGCCGAGCTTGCCCCCCGCGCCCAGGTAGGTGCCGGGCCGCAGATAGGTGAACGGGCCGACGGTGGCCCGTGCGCCGATCACCGACAACTCTGCGTGCGTGCGAATGACCGTGGCGTCGTCGCCGACCTCCATCGAGGTGAGCGTGGTGTCGGGTCCGATGGTGCAGCCAGACCCGATCGAGGTAGCGCCGAGGAGTTGGGTGCCCGGGGCGATGACCGTGTCGGGTCCGATCTCGACGTCGACGTCGATCCAGGTGGTGGCCGGATCGGTGATGGTGACTCCGGCCCGCTGGTGGCGTTCGACGATCCGCCGGTTCAATTCCGCTCCCAGCGCCGCCAGTTGCACGCGGTCGTTGATGCCGGACACCAGCGCGTGGTCCGCGATGTGTTGCGCCCGGACCACATGTCCGTCGGCGCGGATCAACGCGATCACGTCGGTGAGGTAGAGCTCCCCCTGGGCGTTGTCGGTGCGCAGCCGGGTCAGCGCCGATCGCAGCGCGGCCGCCTCGAAGGCGTAGATGCCCGAATTGATCTCGGCTACGGCGCGCTGATCGTCGTCGGCGTCGGCATGCTCCACGATCGCGGTGACCGCGCCGTCGGCATCGCGCATGATGCGGCCATAGCCGGTGGGATCGGCCACTGTCGTGGTCACGACCGTGACCCCGGCCCCGCCGTGGGTGTCGGTCAGCGACATCAGGGTGTCACTGTCGAGCAGCGGCACGTCGGCGGTGGTGACGATCACGGTGCCGGCGAAGTCGTCAGGCAGCCCGGACAGTCCGAC contains the following coding sequences:
- the glmU gene encoding bifunctional UDP-N-acetylglucosamine diphosphorylase/glucosamine-1-phosphate N-acetyltransferase GlmU: MEVQVTTQTDAAVLVLAAGAGTRMRSDTPKVLHTLGGRSMLAHTLHAIANLKPSHIVVVVGHGRDQVGAEVSRVNSEAVTVVQEEQLGTGHAVSVGLSGLPDDFAGTVIVTTADVPLLDSDTLMSLTDTHGGAGVTVVTTTVADPTGYGRIMRDADGAVTAIVEHADADDDQRAVAEINSGIYAFEAAALRSALTRLRTDNAQGELYLTDVIALIRADGHVVRAQHIADHALVSGINDRVQLAALGAELNRRIVERHQRAGVTITDPATTWIDVDVEIGPDTVIAPGTQLLGATSIGSGCTIGPDTTLTSMEVGDDATVIRTHAELSVIGARATVGPFTYLRPGTYLGAGGKLGTFVETKNAVIGAGTKVPHLTYVGDADIGEHSNIGASSVFVNYDGENKSRTTIGSHVRTGSDTMFVAPVTVGDGAYTGAGTVLRDDVPPGALAVSAGPQRNIEDWVLHKRPGSASAQAAAKAKESESGDATG